From Brassica oleracea var. oleracea cultivar TO1000 chromosome C3, BOL, whole genome shotgun sequence, a single genomic window includes:
- the LOC106334735 gene encoding DNA-directed RNA polymerase V subunit 1 isoform X1 translates to MEEASSSDILEAEIVGISFALATHRQIRLASISDAGINHASQLSNAFLGLPLEFGKCEACGATEPDKCEGHFGYIHLPVPIYHPAHVSELKQMLSLLCLKCLKIKKIKSTSSGLAERLLGVCCEEASNITIKDKSSDGASYLQLKLPSRTRLQEGFWNFLERYGYRYGSDHTRPLLAREVKEILRRIPEETRKKLTAKGHIPQEGYILEYLPVPPNCLSVPEVSDGSNSMSVDPSRIELKDVLRKVVAISNSRSGETNFESHRAEANEMFRVVDTYLQVRGTAKPTRNIDMRFGVSKISDSSSSKAWTEKMRTLFIRKGSGFSSRSVITGDAFRNVNEVGIPMEIAHRITFEERVSVHNIGYLQELVDNKMCLSYTQGSTTYSLRDGSKGHTVLKPGQIVHRRVMDGDVVFINRPPTTHKHSLQALRVYVHEDNTVKINPLMCGPLSADFDGDCVHLFYPQSLTAKAEVLELFSVDKQLRSSHTGQLILQLGLDSLLSLRVMMEQVFLDKASAQQLAMYGSRSLPSPAVVKSSKSGPAWTFFQILQLAFPERLSCRGDGFIVGGSDLLSFDFGVDALASIINGIVTAIMVEKGPKEALAFFDSLQPLLMEHLDPQGFSLSLEDLSMSREDMGVIHNLIVREISPMVSRLRLSYEDELQLENSIQKVKEVAANFMLKSYSMRNLIDIKSNSAINKLVQQIGFLGLQLSDKKKLYTKTLVEDMAQFYKKKYVSTSSSGDFGIVKGCFFHGLDPYEEMAHSVAAREVIVRSSRGLAEPGTLFKNLMAVLRDIVITNDGSVRNTCSNSIVQFKYELSSDNENQGLFEAGDPVGVLAATAMSNPAYKAVLDSSPNSNSSWELMKEVLLCKVNFQNTTNDRRVILYLNECRCGKKYCQENSAYTVRNKLKKVSLKDTAVEFLVEYRKQQAISEIFGMDICLHGHIHLNKTLLEGWNISMQDILQRCEDAINSLVQKKKKKAEDFKKMNLSVSECCSFRGPGSSKDSDMPCLMFSSYNATDPDLERTLDVLCNTIYPVLLETVIKGDPRIASANIIWNSPETTTWIRSRHASRRGEWVLDVTVEKADVKQSGDAWRVVIDSCLSVLHLIDTKRSIPYSIKQVQELLGLSCAFEQAVQRLSASVRKVSKGVLKEHIILVANNMTCSGDMLGFNSGGYKALTRSLNIKAPFTEATLIAPRKCFEKAAEKCHKDSLSTVVGSCSWGKRVDVGTGSQFELLWNKKETGLENDDETDVFSFLQMVRSTKTGDAYVSSPGFDVTEEEMAEWAESPERDSALGEPKFDDSAEFQNLLDEGKASESKWDNGSLWENGCSSGSEWGVSKNAGGEENTQSGWGKAANVENEDASSGWNSKKDAQEATNTDSWGAWGSKTKDDAENATPNWGTKPAQNDSVVIENGEPSSDVWGPKAVSDKPWGKKNSETEPAPAAWGKKNSESESAAAAWGSSDKKNTGTESDAAGWGSAYKKNPETELNAAAWGSGAKMNKETEPAPAAWGSWGKKSSETVSGGADWGIRGKRVSETESGAGGWASRNRSLENQSGGATWGSRDKSKFETESGGAAWGSQAKNNSETEPGSGAAAWGTWDKKKPETETGGGGAAWGSQAKNNSETESGSSAAAWGTWDKKKSETELVDGAWGSQAKKNSETESGAGASTWGAWDKKKPETETGGGGAAWGSQAKNNSETESGSGGAAWGKKKSETDSGGGAAWGSQAKKNSESQLGAANWGSKNTNNSENGSDSAAWGKKKNSEAEPTSVAWGSWGQPSPPASDKDAQEDDGNPWVSLKATNSGEKEGNETSQWGVPNKRYPSAGSQSQGGGGGADWKRNRPPRTPGSESILGPMFTATRQRVDMFTSEEQELLSDVDPVMRRLRKIMHQSGYTDGEPISDEDKTYVLEQILNYHPDKDAKLGPGLDFITVDKHTTFTESRCFFVVSTDGTKQDFSYRKCINNYLVEKHPNLAEEFIAKYFRKRDNENRDKNSQEATPPGEQESQTQPIDNGSQDSQPQPIGNEGGDTQPQSQAEDTQPQSQIEDIQPIGNGGEDSQTEPQA, encoded by the exons GTAAAGGAAATTTTAAGACGGATTCCTGAAGAAACAAGAAAGAAGCTCACAGCAAAGGGACATATTCCCCAAGAAGGATACATACTAGAATACCTTCCAGTCCCTCCTAACTGTCTGTCAGTGCCAGAAGTTTCTGATGGTTCCAACTCCATGTCGGTG GACCCGTCTAGAATTGAGTTAAAGGACGTTCTCAGGAAAGTGGTAGCGATAAGCAACTCTAGGTCTGGCGAGACGAACTTTGAGTCGCATAGAGCTGAAGCCAATGAAATGTTTAGAGTGGTGGATACCTATCTTCAGGTGAGGGGTACTGCGAAGCCAACAAGAAACATTGACATGAGATTCGGGGTGTCCAAGATCTCGGACAGTTCTTCCTCAAAAGCTTGGACAGAAAAGATGAGAACACTTTTCATTCGAAAAGGTTCAGGCTTCTCTTCTCGCAGCGTCATCACTGGAGATGCCTTCAGGAATGTGAACGAGGTGGGGATCCCTATGGAAATTGCACATCGGATCACATTTGAGGAGAGAGTTAGTGTCCACAACATTGGATATCTACAAGAGCTAGTGGACAACAAGATGTGCTTGAGCTATACCCAAGGCTCTACAACCTATTCTCTGAGGGACGGTTCCAAGGGGCACACAGTCCTTAAACCCGGGCAGATTGTGCATCGCAGGGTCATGGATGGGGATGTTGTGTTTATCAACCGTCCTCCCACAACACATAAGCATTCTCTGCAAGCACTTCGGGTGTATGTTCATGAAGACAACACGGTGAAGATCAATCCCCTGATGTGTGGCCCTCTCAGTGCTGATTTTGATGGTGATTGTGTCCATCTGTTCTACCCCCAGTCTCTCACAGCTAAGGCAGAGGTACTGGAGCTCTTTTCAGTGGATAAGCAACTTCGCAGCTCACATACCGGGCAGCTGATTCTGCAGCTGGGTTTGGATTCTTTGCTGTCTCTGAGGGTTATGATGGAGCAGGTGTTTTTGGACAAAGCATCTGCCCAACAGTTAGCTATGTATGGCTCTCGGTCTCTCCCATCACCAGCTGTAGTGAAGTCCAGTAAATCTGGCCCGGCTTGGACATTTTTCCAGATACTGCAGCTTGCCTTTCCTGAACGTCTTAGTTGCAGAGGTGACGGGTTCATAGTTGGTGGAAGTGATTTGCTGTCCTTTGATTTTGGGGTTGATGCGCTGGCGTCTATAATCAATGGAATTGTAACCGCAATCATGGTGGAGAAGGGTCCAAAGGAAGCATTGGCATTCTTTGATTCACTGCAGCCGCTACTGATGGAACATCTAGATCCTCAGGGATTTAGTTTAAGTCTGGAAGACTTGTCCATGTCTAGGGAAGACATGGGAGTTATTCACAATCTCATCGTTCGGGAGATTTCTCCTATGGTGTCTAGGTTGAGGTTATCGTATGAGGACGAACTCCAACTAGAGAACAGCATCCAGAAAGTGAAGGAAGTGGCTGCTAATTTCATGCTGAAGTCGTATTCGATGAGGAACTTGATTGACATCAAGAGCAACTCAGCAATCAACAAGCTGGTGCAGCAGATTGGCTTCCTGGGTCTTCAGCTTTCAGACAAGAAGAAGTTGTACACGAAGACTCTGGTGGAAGACATGGCTCAGTTTTATAAGAAAAAGTATGTCAGTACTTCTTCCTCTGGAGATTTTGGAATTGTGAAGGGCTGCTTTTTTCACGGACTTGATCCTTATGAAGAGATGGCTCATTCAGTTGCGGCAAGGGAGGTAATTGTCCGCTCTTCAAGGGGATTAGCTGAGCCTGGTACACTCTTCAAGAATCTGATGGCTGTTCTGCGAGACATAGTCATCACCAACGATGGCTCTGTTAGAAATACATGCAGTAACTCCATCGTGCAGTTTAAGTATGAACTGAGTTCTGACAATGAGAATCAAGGTTTATTTGAAGCGGGAGACCCTGTTGGAGTATTGGCAGCTACCGCCATGTCAAATCCCGCCTATAAAGCTGTGCTTGATTCTTCCCCAAATAGCAATTCTTCCTGGGAGCTAATGAAG GAAGTTCTACTCTGCAAAGTCAACTTCCAAAACACTACCAATGATCGGCGTGTGATTCTTTATCTGAATGAATGCCGCTGTGGGAAAAAGTACTGCCAAGAGAATTCTGCTTACACAGTTAGGAACAAGCTGAAGAAAGTTAGTCTGAAAGATACTGCAGTGGAGTTTCTAGTCGA ATACAGAAAGCAACAAGCGATTTCAGAAATTTTTGGAATGGATATATGCCTACATGGCCATATTCATCTTAACAAG ACATTGTTGGAAGGGTGGAACATCAGCATGCAGGACATACTTCAAAGGTGCGAGGATGCAATCAACTCACTAGTCCAAAAGAAGAAGAAGAAAGCTGAGGACTTTAAGAAAATGAATTTGTCTGTCAG TGAATGCTGCTCTTTCCGAGGTCCAGGCTCGAGCAAAGATTCTGATATGCCGTGCTTGATGTTTTCCTCCTACAATGCCACTGATCCTGATCTGGAAAGAACTCTGGATGTTCTCTGCAATACAATATACCCAGTTCTGCTCGAAACAGTGATCAAAG GCGATCCACGGATTGCCTCAGCAAATATAATCTGGAATAGTCCAGAAACGACTACCTGGATCCGGAGTCGTCATGCATCCCGCCGAGGAGAATGGGTATTGGATGTCACCGTTGAGAAAGCTGATGTCAAGCAAAGTGGTGATGCATGGAGGGTTGTGATTGACTCATGTCTTTCAGTTCTTCATCTAATAGACACAAAACGGTCAATCCCATATTCCATAAAGCAAGTTCAAGAGCTGCTTGGTTTGTCCTGCGCCTTTGAGCAAGCTGTTCAG CGTCTCTCAGCTTCAGTGAGAAAGGTCTCCAAAGGAGTTCTGAAAGAACATATCATTCTCGTGGCAAACAACATGACCTGTTCAGGGGATATGCTAGGTTTCAATTCTGGAGGTTACAAGGCTTTGACTCGGTCCTTGAACATCAAGGCCCCATTCACAGAAGCAACTCTTATT GCGCCAAGGAAGTGTTTCGAGAAAGCGGCTGAGAAATGTCATAAAGATTCTCTATCAACAGTCGTTGGGTCTTGTTCTTGGGGAAAACGCGTGGATGTTGGTACAGGTTCGCAGTTTGAGCTTCTATGGAACAAAAAAGAG ACTGGTCTGGAGAATGATGATGAAACTGATGTATTCAGCTTTCTCCAGATGGTAAGATCCACCAAAACTGGAGATGCATACGTTTCTTCCCCTGGTTTTGATGTCACAGAGGAAGAAATGGCGGAATGGGCTGAGTCTCCTGAGCGAGACTCTGCTCTTGGAGAGCCCAAGTTTGATGACAGTGCTGAGTTTCAAAATCTACTTGATGAAGGCAAGGCATCAGAATCCAAGTGGGACAACGGTTCTCTTTGGGAGAATGGTTGCAGTAGTGGCTCAGAATGGGGAGTCTCGAAAAACGCAGGTGGTGAGGAGAACACGCAGTCTGGTTGGGGAAAGGCTGCAAACGTTGAGAATGAAGATGCTTCGTCTGGTTGGAACAGTAAAAAAGATGCTCAAGAAGCTACCAATACAGATTCATGGGGCGCTTGGGGATCAAAGACCAAAGATGATGCTGAAAATGCAACACCGAACTGGGGAACAAAACCAGCTCAAAATGATTCTGTTGTCATAGAAAACGGTGAGCCTTCTTCTGACGTTTGGGGACCCAAAGCTGTTTCAGACAAACCTTGGGGTAAAAAGAACTCTGAAACTGAGCCAGCTCCTGCTGCATGGGGTAAAAAGAACTCTGAAAGTGAATCAGCTGCTGCTGCTTGGGGCTCCAGTGACAAAAAGAACACGGGAACTGAATCAGACGCTGCTGGTTGGGGCTCTGCTTACAAAAAGAACCCGGAAACTGAATTAAATGCCGCTGCTTGGGGTTCTGGGGCCAAAATGAACAAAGAAACGGAACCAGCTCCTGCTGCATGGGGTTCCTGGGGCAAAAAGAGCTCAGAAACTGTATCAGGTGGTGCGGACTGGGGTATTAGGGGCAAACGGGTTTCTGAAACTGAATCAGGTGCTGGTGGTTGGGCTTCCCGGAACCGGAGCCTGGAAAATCAGTCAGGTGGTGCTACATGGGGTTCTAGGGATAAATCTAAATTTGAAACTGAATCAGGTGGTGCTGCATGGGGTTCTCAGGCCAAAAATAACTCTGAGACTGAGCCAGGCTCAGGTGCTGCTGCTTGGGGTACTTGGGACAAGAAGAAGCCAGAAACTGAAACAGGTGGTGGTGGTGCTGCTTGGGGTTCTCAGGCTAAAAACAATTCTGAGACTGAGTCAGGCTCAAGTGCTGCTGCTTGGGGTACTTGGGACAAGAAGAAATCAGAAACCGAATTAGTTGATGGTGCTTGGGGTTCTCAGGCTAAAAAGAACTCTGAAACTGAGTCAGGCGCAGGTGCTTCTACTTGGGGTGCTTGGGACAAGAAGAAACCAGAAACTGAAACAGGTGGTGGTGGTGCTGCTTGGGGTTCTCAGGCCAAAAATAATTCTGAAACTGAGTCAGGCTCAGGTGGTGCTGCTTGGGGTAAGAAGAAATCAGAAACTGATTCAGGTGGTGGTGCTGCTTGGGGTTCTCAGGCCAAAAAGAACTCTGAAAGTCAATTAGGTGCTGCTAATTGGGGTTCTAAGAACACAAACAATTCGGAAAATGGATCAGATTCTGCTGCTTGGGGTAAAAAGAAGAATTCAGAAGCTGAACCAACTTCTGTTGCTTGGGGTTCTTGGGGACAGCCAAGTCCCCCTGCTTCAGACAAGGATGCCCAAGAAGATGATGGAAACCCGTGGGTATCATTGAAGGCGACCAATAGCGGAGAGAAGGAAGGGAATGAGACAAGTCAGTGGGGAGTTCCAAACAAGAGATATCCATCTGCTGGCTCACAGTCACAGGGTGGTGGTGGCGGCGCAGACTGGAAGAGGAACCGTCCTCCTAGGACCCCTGGATCTGAGAGTATTCTGGGTCCAATGTTCACAGCAACAAGACAGCGCGTAGACATGTTCACCTCTGAGGAGCAAGAGCTTCTCTCAGATGTCGATCCAGTCATGAGAAGACTCAGGAAAATAATGCATCAGTCCGG GTACACTGATGGAGAACCAATCTCGGATGAAGACAAGACATATGTACTGGAGCAGATTTTGAATTACCATCCAGACAAAGATGCTAAGCTTGGTCCCGGTCTTGATTTCATCACG GTTGATAAGCACACGACGTTCACAGAGTCCAGGTGCTTCTTTGTTGTCTCCACTGATGGGACGAAACAAGATTTTTCATACCGGAAGTGCATCAACAACTATCTGGTGGAGAAGCACCCAAACCTAGCTGAAGAGTTCATCGCAAAGTACTTCAGAAAGAGGGACAATGAAAACAGAGACAAGAACAGCCAAGAAGCCACACCACCTGGGGAACAGGAGTCTCAGACTCAGCCTATTGATAATGGAAGCCAAGACTCTCAGCCTCAGCCTATTGGTAATGAAGGTGGCGACACTCAGCCTCAGTCTCAAGCTGAAGACACTCAGCCTCAGTCTCAAATTGAAGACATTCAGCCTATTGGTAATGGAGGTGAGGACTCTCAGACAGAGCCTCAGGCTTAG